CCTCGAATTTCTAGGCGCCTGGCTTATTCGGCGTCGTAGATCACGACGCGCTGCCAGTGCCCGCTGAATTGCTGGACGAACGCGGTATGCAGCGGGTCCACCTGGTAGGCGTCGTGCGCGGCCATGTCTTTCATCAGCACGGTGAGCCCCAGGTCGTAGCTGCGGTCGATGACGGGCCGGTCGGTCGGCGCGGGCGTCCCGATATAGACGGCCTCGACGGCGCTAATGCCCTTGAGGGATTCCACGCCCGTGCGGAAGACGGCGCGCTCTTCTTCGGTCAATTCCGGTTTAAGCCAGAAGAATACAGTGTGCACCAGCATGTATCGGATCCTTTTTTCGGTTGGTTTTCGGGGTGGGGGAGGCGGCGATCAGCCGGCCTCGGAAAGATGCAGCAACACGTCGTCGCCGTCCACGGTCACGGGATAGCGCTCGACGCCGTCTTTCGGGGCGTCGGGCCCCGCCGCGAGATCGAAACGCCAGCCGTGCCAGGGGCAGGTAATTACCGTACCGCTGATAAAGCTGTTCTGCAGGGGCGCCCCGGCGTGCGGGCAGCGGTTGCTGCACGCGTAGAACGCGCCGTCCAGATTGAAAATCGCGATGTCCTCCCGCCCGTGTTTGACTACGATGGCCTTGCCGGCGGCGATATCCTGCACTTTGGCGACGGGTATGGGGGCGCTCATGCGGGGGCGGGTACTCCGTGGCGGGCGCGCTCGCGTGGCGCCCGGTCTTGTTTGCTGCAAGGCGCACGTTGTACCCTCTGAACGAGCGGTATGTCAAGCCCGCGCCAGGACAATCGCATTGAATCCCGACCCTGGAGCATGGGCGTAAACGTGAGTCGGTTTGGAACCAGGAATCAAGGAAAGTGAGCGTGTTGGAGCGCCGGCATCTCTGCCGGCAAAATCCGGGATTCGCCGCAGGCGAAATGCCAGCGCTCCAACGCGAGCCCGCTCAAAAAACACACGTCTCAGCTTCAACATAACTACCTTATACAAAACAGGTTAGAGCTTCCATGCCCAAGGAAGCGGCAAAGGCTGGGAGCGCAGGCGTCCCCGCCTGCCAGGCGGCGAAGCCGCCGTCCATATTCATCCTTGGTGGGTGACGCTACGCGTCATGAAAGGCTGCTCTGGAGTTCTCAGTGACTCTTATGTCGATTGGCTTGTACACAATGCGTAAATGCGACGGCCTTGAAGCCCGCGACGCCCGGCTGTGGGGCCGGGCGCACCACCGGACAGGGGCGCGCATGAGACGAATGGCCCGAACGCGACGGATCGCCG
This is a stretch of genomic DNA from Candidatus Hydrogenedentota bacterium. It encodes these proteins:
- a CDS encoding Dabb family protein is translated as MLVHTVFFWLKPELTEEERAVFRTGVESLKGISAVEAVYIGTPAPTDRPVIDRSYDLGLTVLMKDMAAHDAYQVDPLHTAFVQQFSGHWQRVVIYDAE
- a CDS encoding Rieske 2Fe-2S domain-containing protein, whose protein sequence is MSAPIPVAKVQDIAAGKAIVVKHGREDIAIFNLDGAFYACSNRCPHAGAPLQNSFISGTVITCPWHGWRFDLAAGPDAPKDGVERYPVTVDGDDVLLHLSEAG